In Pseudovibrio brasiliensis, the following are encoded in one genomic region:
- a CDS encoding KAP family P-loop NTPase fold protein, with protein MIIDKPLSDSKRDKLGFGNIAQSLASAFLQNDLRQGFVVGVEGAWGSGKSSLVNLALDELCKKDVGPKVIKFAPWLVGSRNELLTQLFADLEPVVLDLLPEAERDDTKKILGQYAKLSSGLAVLADLAEVGGMPYASRIAKVLKKSGQKAAELSERSLGDLNQSLRGKLARLDHPIVVFIDDLDRLEPSEVAEVLRLVKAVADFPNVAYILAYDPEVIADSVQRALGISDGRAYLEKVVQASFKVPSAMNFDLRNWLKDEVSLLLGEVTIDVSAKKRLDGVYHQWCGEYLETARDVVRVVNSLKLNFSPVRDQVDPADMVFLQIIRTKNSELFNWIESYVSSLSAIGDWGFIQKGAHTRVGQELLGIIKNKKGEEQALFVYALSEHLPGFDLMSLHRSVGEFKVFAVNGVEELQPFIAEKRLASPNHYSYYFSFTGPAGSLDDGEVEQFLVACEQAPEKAIARFRQLIGKQRPQGGRFAELLLDRIVAARASVSPTQVGGLFRVLGEVIDELAPFAVSDRDFADFLRGERREVFGLIEKVGDEDVRNGILRELFDTAKSLAWLTGIIRAATFEHGLYGDQGKPEGTWLLSEAEFSMAKDIFVKRLLSASPSELLQVPHFSNLIYAWHQLGDAEGPVSWIKDQTETDHGLLEVLGNMTSRSRSSHEGVQYKLRRSVLDTFFAGMTVVEKRLKKIASDEMADEEMKREAERLLEMFYDLE; from the coding sequence TTGATTATCGACAAGCCACTTAGCGACTCGAAGCGTGACAAGCTTGGATTTGGAAATATCGCACAAAGCCTCGCTTCCGCCTTTTTGCAAAATGACCTACGGCAGGGATTTGTCGTGGGCGTTGAAGGTGCATGGGGTTCGGGAAAATCCTCTTTAGTTAATTTGGCGCTAGATGAGCTTTGCAAAAAAGATGTCGGGCCAAAGGTAATAAAATTTGCGCCTTGGCTGGTAGGCAGCCGGAATGAATTGCTAACTCAACTTTTTGCCGATCTTGAGCCTGTAGTTCTAGACTTACTTCCAGAGGCAGAAAGAGATGATACGAAGAAGATCCTAGGACAATACGCGAAGCTTTCTTCTGGTTTGGCTGTACTTGCCGATCTTGCTGAGGTTGGAGGGATGCCTTACGCCAGTCGAATTGCAAAGGTTTTAAAGAAGAGTGGACAGAAAGCTGCAGAGCTTTCGGAGCGTTCATTAGGCGATTTAAATCAAAGCCTTCGAGGGAAGCTTGCACGACTTGACCATCCCATCGTGGTATTTATCGATGACCTAGATCGATTGGAGCCGTCCGAAGTTGCGGAAGTTCTTCGTTTGGTGAAAGCAGTCGCAGATTTTCCAAATGTTGCTTACATCCTAGCCTATGATCCTGAAGTAATCGCAGATAGTGTGCAGCGAGCGCTCGGAATATCCGACGGCAGAGCCTATCTTGAAAAGGTCGTACAAGCTTCGTTTAAAGTTCCAAGCGCGATGAATTTTGATCTGCGTAACTGGCTGAAAGACGAGGTGTCCTTGCTGCTTGGAGAGGTGACAATTGATGTGAGCGCTAAAAAACGACTAGATGGCGTTTATCATCAATGGTGCGGTGAATACTTGGAGACCGCTCGTGATGTTGTTCGTGTTGTTAACTCATTAAAGCTGAATTTTTCACCGGTTCGAGATCAAGTCGACCCTGCCGATATGGTTTTTCTTCAGATTATTCGGACCAAGAATAGTGAGTTGTTCAACTGGATTGAGAGCTACGTATCAAGCTTGTCTGCAATTGGCGATTGGGGCTTCATACAAAAAGGAGCACACACCCGGGTTGGTCAGGAGTTACTGGGCATTATTAAAAATAAGAAGGGTGAGGAGCAAGCTCTCTTTGTATATGCACTAAGCGAGCACTTGCCTGGGTTCGATCTTATGTCGTTGCATCGGAGTGTGGGGGAGTTCAAAGTCTTTGCAGTTAACGGGGTTGAAGAACTGCAACCCTTCATTGCTGAAAAGAGACTGGCAAGCCCAAATCACTATAGCTACTATTTCTCGTTCACGGGCCCTGCTGGAAGTCTTGATGACGGCGAGGTTGAGCAGTTCCTAGTTGCTTGCGAACAAGCTCCTGAGAAAGCAATAGCTCGCTTTCGCCAATTGATTGGAAAGCAACGCCCCCAAGGCGGACGTTTTGCAGAGTTGCTTCTTGATCGAATTGTTGCTGCGCGTGCTAGTGTCTCGCCTACTCAAGTGGGTGGTTTATTTCGAGTGCTTGGAGAAGTGATCGATGAACTTGCTCCATTTGCGGTGAGTGACCGCGATTTTGCTGATTTCTTGAGAGGTGAACGTCGAGAAGTTTTCGGTTTGATTGAGAAGGTTGGCGACGAAGATGTAAGAAATGGTATCCTGCGGGAGTTATTTGACACGGCGAAATCTCTTGCTTGGCTGACTGGTATAATCAGAGCGGCAACTTTCGAGCATGGTCTGTATGGCGACCAAGGAAAGCCCGAGGGAACATGGCTGCTATCAGAGGCTGAGTTTAGCATGGCAAAAGACATTTTTGTTAAGCGCTTGTTGTCAGCTTCGCCTTCAGAGCTGCTTCAAGTTCCCCACTTCTCGAACCTAATTTACGCGTGGCATCAACTTGGTGACGCTGAAGGGCCAGTGAGTTGGATTAAAGATCAAACGGAAACCGACCATGGCCTCCTCGAAGTTTTGGGCAATATGACTAGCCGGTCACGCTCTTCTCATGAGGGAGTTCAGTACAAACTTCGCCGTAGCGTACTTGATACTTTCTTCGCAGGTATGACCGTAGTTGAAAAAAGGCTCAAGAAAATTGCCTCCGATGAAATGGCCGATGAGGAAATGAAGCGTGAAGCTGAAAGACTTCTTGAGATGTTCTATGATTTAGAGTGA